A genomic window from Sporosarcina sp. Marseille-Q4063 includes:
- a CDS encoding DUF6744 family protein → MSINLDNMTAVQNKQQEGILGHLMWFSVGKQLVKMEDLEKALVQSGLPVEWMPNAIRPADAFRRSTKEIETRKSTGHAGVFENFLIREVFSDKSHVQRNIVVETVDQAGKRLNYNSKAGVITLDKNNSSLIFITENEIAKELCFEAERKFNIYKDHYSAQQVRVMVNKILQSLAPTPVRPNGGIYFVPDSHTEGLNQLVNFTSSLENSEGFKIPVVNTFDNRQMVNTKLNDHLESILHDCKSSAGLKKGQVKEIIENAKSVIANYRNYKDVVANEADTLENKIMTIRAAVSKMVADL, encoded by the coding sequence ATGTCAATTAATCTTGATAATATGACAGCTGTTCAAAACAAGCAGCAAGAAGGAATTTTGGGACATTTGATGTGGTTCTCGGTAGGAAAGCAATTAGTCAAAATGGAAGATTTAGAGAAAGCACTTGTTCAATCAGGTTTGCCTGTTGAATGGATGCCGAATGCAATCCGTCCAGCCGATGCTTTCCGAAGGAGTACTAAAGAGATAGAGACTAGAAAATCTACTGGACATGCTGGGGTATTCGAGAACTTTCTTATACGTGAAGTATTTTCGGATAAGAGCCACGTGCAAAGAAACATTGTGGTGGAGACTGTGGATCAGGCTGGTAAACGTCTTAATTACAACAGTAAAGCAGGAGTAATCACACTTGATAAAAATAATAGTTCTCTGATTTTTATAACGGAGAACGAAATTGCAAAAGAGCTGTGCTTTGAAGCTGAACGTAAATTTAATATTTATAAAGACCATTATTCAGCCCAGCAAGTAAGAGTAATGGTCAATAAAATTCTACAGTCATTAGCACCCACACCTGTCCGTCCGAATGGGGGAATATACTTTGTCCCAGATTCACATACAGAAGGGTTGAATCAGCTTGTTAACTTCACGTCCTCCCTTGAGAACAGTGAAGGGTTCAAGATACCCGTTGTTAATACATTCGACAACAGGCAAATGGTGAACACGAAGCTAAATGACCATTTAGAATCTATTTTACATGATTGTAAGTCGAGTGCTGGGCTGAAAAAAGGACAAGTGAAGGAAATTATTGAAAATGCGAAGTCTGTAATTGCAAACTATCGTAATTACAAAGACGTTGTCGCTAATGAAGCGGATACACTAGAAAATAAAATTATGACGATTCGTGCTGCAGTTTCGAAAATGGTTGCGGATCTTTAA